From a single Chitinophaga sp. Cy-1792 genomic region:
- a CDS encoding GNAT family N-acetyltransferase: protein MILTKRLQLMPCTLQHFELFLQGGDALANQLGITISENWIEYPEVILVTYDKLRNDPSLLGWFFYMVIHRENRELIGAGGFKGRPDSNGVVEIAYDISPDYREQGYGTETAKALINFAFGHNYVTSVIAHTEEEYNSSVKTLQKVGMSFVGAFTNKENEELWEWRITRDVFESHQQYQQQY, encoded by the coding sequence ATGATTTTGACAAAGCGCCTGCAATTAATGCCGTGCACCCTTCAACATTTCGAGTTGTTCTTACAAGGGGGTGATGCACTGGCTAATCAGTTAGGTATAACTATTTCCGAAAACTGGATCGAATATCCTGAAGTGATACTCGTTACCTACGATAAATTACGCAACGATCCATCTCTGCTGGGATGGTTCTTCTATATGGTCATTCACCGTGAAAACAGGGAACTGATAGGCGCCGGAGGCTTCAAAGGCCGCCCGGACAGCAACGGGGTCGTGGAAATTGCCTATGATATCAGCCCCGATTACCGCGAACAGGGCTATGGCACCGAAACCGCCAAAGCACTCATCAATTTTGCCTTTGGACACAATTATGTCACAAGTGTTATCGCCCATACCGAAGAAGAATATAACTCTTCGGTGAAAACATTACAGAAAGTCGGTATGTCTTTCGTGGGGGCTTTCACCAACAAAGAGAACGAAGAGCTATGGGAATGGCGCATTACGAGAGATGTTTTTGAGTCTCACCAGCAATATCAGCAACAGTATTAA
- a CDS encoding aminopeptidase C, protein MKNWMMGAIMLCSTAAFAQTATNVEGSKLQFTTIKNMDAYDVQNQGRTGTCWSFSGMSFLESELLRNGKGKDLNLSEMYVVRKMYPLKAVNYVRMHGKANFGEGGGFPDDILCLREYGLVPQTVYDGNRQKTYNHAEMETLLESMVKELGNSNGVINPTWKNAFDGVLNAYMGDAPAKFDYNGKSYTPQSFAKELGLNADDYVLITSFTHHPYNSQFVLEVPDNWNWEKVYNVDMNDFTNIAENALTNGYTIAWAADVSEKGFNFKEGLAVVPEKDWNDMSADEKKNAFLEPIQEKNITAEVRQKAFDNFETQDDHGMHIVGLVKDQNGKKYFRVKNSWGTENFGKGYFYASEPYFQYKTTSYMVNKKALPADIAKKLGIK, encoded by the coding sequence ATGAAGAATTGGATGATGGGGGCTATTATGCTTTGCAGCACAGCAGCCTTCGCACAAACCGCCACCAACGTAGAGGGAAGTAAGCTTCAGTTTACCACTATTAAAAATATGGATGCTTACGATGTACAGAACCAGGGCCGTACCGGTACCTGTTGGTCTTTCTCCGGAATGTCCTTCCTTGAATCAGAACTGCTCCGCAACGGTAAAGGTAAAGACCTGAACCTCAGTGAAATGTACGTAGTGCGTAAAATGTACCCTTTAAAGGCTGTTAACTACGTACGTATGCATGGTAAAGCCAACTTCGGTGAAGGTGGTGGCTTCCCTGATGATATCCTCTGCTTACGTGAGTATGGTCTGGTTCCTCAAACGGTTTATGATGGCAACCGCCAGAAAACATACAACCACGCTGAAATGGAGACGCTCCTGGAAAGCATGGTGAAAGAACTGGGTAACTCCAATGGTGTTATCAACCCAACCTGGAAAAACGCTTTCGACGGCGTTCTGAATGCCTACATGGGCGATGCTCCTGCTAAATTTGACTATAACGGTAAATCATATACACCGCAGTCTTTCGCTAAAGAACTGGGCCTGAATGCTGATGACTATGTATTAATCACCAGCTTTACCCACCATCCATACAATTCTCAGTTCGTACTGGAAGTACCAGACAACTGGAACTGGGAAAAAGTATACAACGTGGATATGAACGATTTCACCAACATCGCTGAAAATGCACTGACCAACGGTTACACGATCGCATGGGCTGCTGACGTAAGCGAAAAAGGTTTCAACTTCAAAGAAGGCCTGGCTGTTGTTCCTGAAAAAGACTGGAATGATATGTCTGCAGATGAAAAGAAAAATGCTTTCCTCGAGCCTATCCAGGAAAAAAACATCACCGCTGAAGTACGTCAGAAAGCGTTCGATAACTTCGAAACACAGGACGATCACGGTATGCACATCGTAGGTCTGGTAAAAGATCAGAATGGTAAAAAATACTTCCGTGTGAAAAACTCATGGGGTACCGAAAACTTCGGTAAAGGTTATTTCTACGCTTCTGAACCTTACTTCCAGTACAAAACCACCAGCTACATGGTGAACAAAAAAGCTCTGCCTGCTGATATCGCTAAGAAACTCGGCATCAAATAA